The nucleotide window ACCCGGATCGCCAAGGCACAGATCATTACTCGTGACGCCTCCAAGTACAAGCAGCACTTCATGATCAACTACTACATCTACGCCTGCCACTCCTACAACGCGACTGACGGCGTCGACTACGACTGGTTCGTCGTTCAGCAGAGGGCGATGCTGAACCCGGAGGACAACTATGGAAAAGATGACGCCCATGGTAAACACCTTGCCCAGATCCGCGGCTACATGGTGTACTACGATTTCGAAAACAGATTGGACGATGTCAAAGGTGTCCAGCTGGTGAACACATCCCCAGCCTCGACATCCGGCAGCACGTCCGTTACGAGCGGCTTCTCGTGGAGCCTCGGGGGCGCTGTCGGAGTGAGCGGCTCCAATCCAACAGCGAATCTCTCCAGCAGTGTCACCTACTCATCCTCCGAGACTGTCAGTATCGCGGACTGCACAGTGATGAACAGCTCCGCGCCCTCGGAAGACAAGACAAAAGCCAAGTGGCGCTATGAATTCCCAAGGCCTCGTTGCACGGAACCCGGAAAATGGGACTTCAACTTCACGGGGAATTTCCACGACGCGGTGCGGCTGTCGCGCAGCAACTTCGAGCCCTTCAACCAGTGGCTGTGGAAGATACCGCCGAACGCGCGAGACAAGATCAAGGGTTTCAATTCCAAATTCAAATGGCAGAACGGTTACTCAAACGGGAACCAGTACATTATGAAGTTTAAAAAACATGAAGTCGAACACCACGATTGGGTTTCCAGCACCGAGACCTATACCATACCGTTCATATACGCGCCGCTGATCGCCGGAAACGAAGTGGACTTTGACGCCGAGGGGAGCCACAAGAAGCTCAAGTTCGGCACGGCGCGGCCGTGGGAGGCGGAGAGCGACCAGGAGTGGTGCGAACTCTCCAAGTACAAAGGAGAGGCGGACCAGACCAGCGGCGTCTACGTCACGGTGAAACCAAATATGACTGGCGCCGACAGGTGGGCGAACATCACGCTTCGGACCGCCGACGGAAAGGGAGAGTGCACGGTGAAGGTCTTCCAGTCCAAGTATTAGACGTCCGGGCGTCAGGACAGCTCGGTGATCTCGAGGGGGTCGCGGTTTTGCGCGGCCCCCTTTCTTCGCGGCCGAGAGCCGCGCTTGCGCATATCTAAGGCTTATACGATAATGCGGTGGTAAAAAAACACC belongs to Synergistaceae bacterium and includes:
- a CDS encoding BACON domain-containing protein; protein product: MKNRSAKRRLGGIFTAALFLALSIFFIGGCGGGSEDQVVIARAYYIGQGWEGLALYLKRYCVEFLPYNGESTDGVLFVSYGDAFTPSDGDIRSIRRAYEAGCFVVLVHATVDRVNEFLGHVGLPPHFDIEDGDGKRKLVEILAVYRQPRDDGGTDIFTWVTPEYTAPVKSENTSSDDPAEELPPPEDDFDLDEFNEARTRNFVQYIANEEKRLVDAERAKESAKAAVASATDDLTRIAKAQIITRDASKYKQHFMINYYIYACHSYNATDGVDYDWFVVQQRAMLNPEDNYGKDDAHGKHLAQIRGYMVYYDFENRLDDVKGVQLVNTSPASTSGSTSVTSGFSWSLGGAVGVSGSNPTANLSSSVTYSSSETVSIADCTVMNSSAPSEDKTKAKWRYEFPRPRCTEPGKWDFNFTGNFHDAVRLSRSNFEPFNQWLWKIPPNARDKIKGFNSKFKWQNGYSNGNQYIMKFKKHEVEHHDWVSSTETYTIPFIYAPLIAGNEVDFDAEGSHKKLKFGTARPWEAESDQEWCELSKYKGEADQTSGVYVTVKPNMTGADRWANITLRTADGKGECTVKVFQSKY